The sequence TCATAATTTTCTCTCCTTCGAAATATTCTTATTGACTTTTCATCCAATGTATGATATAATAAAATATTATAGTTTAGATATAATATATTAAAGGAATTCTATAAATTTGTCAATTTTTTTAAATTCAAAAGGCTGTATGATTTTCATACAGCCTTTTCTGTTATTCAAATGCTTAATTTTTTATATATTTTTAGTTACCACTAATGTTCTATAAAATTATTGCCATTTTATGTGCACTTCATTGAAATTAGTACTATAATTAAAATACTATAAAATTCTAATTACCAATAATACTAGCAGTAAAAATCAATGTATCTATTCTATTTTCAAATCTGAGTGGGCACTAACTCTAAGATATAGTTAATTGTAATTTGTTAAATCTGTCATTATCTATCCTTAATAAATAAATCTATAACTTTCTCTGTTTTGTAATGTCCATAGTACCAGCTACTTGTATAATCTTCTACACCAAAACTTAAGTTATCCGCAAGTTTTGTTTCAATACCATTTTTAGTTTTCCATAAGCTAAATGAATCTCCAATCGCTCTTACAAATAATATCTCATCATACTTTATATATCTTGGCATGAAATCAAAGTATTTACTACTAGTTATTTGTCTTTTATTAAGTGTTTCTGCATCAACCTCATAAATATAATGAGGTTGATTTTGCCATATTCTTAAGATTGGTACATTACCCTTTTCCATATCATACTCTAAACTTTTAGTTACAGAAAATAATATTTTTTTCCCATCCTCAGAATAACAAGGCATCATTTCAACTTTATCTTTAAATGGTACTTCCGTAAATTTAGCCGTCTTAATATCTAATATTCCTAAAGTCTTATCGGCAAACATTTCTCGTCCCCCACCTTTTATAATAGCAATTATATTGCTATCTACTGGGTTAGGAGAAATATTATTTTTATATGCTAAAGCATTCATGTTTTTATTATTATCTAAATCAAAATTTTTCTCACCACTATTAAATTGGATAAATTTATTATTTACAACGTCATATACGGCAAATTCATTAACATCAGCTGACATAGATGCTGAGTTTGGTTTATTCCATATATAAATATACTTATCATCCCTTGATATCCTAGATATATTTGGCGTACTCCCTATTGCAATAATGGTTGTTGGTACACCTGAAAGCAACAATTTCTCTTCCTTATTACTCAAACTGTAACTAATTATGCCCATATCCTGTAAAGATGTAGATTTTGCTCCATACTCTGGCCTTTTGTTTGCATAAATTAAATCTTTACTATTAAAATTAATATTATAATAATAGTACTCATTATTAATAATTTTTTCAGATTTCTTTGTATTTGAATTATATAATGACATACCTTTATCTTCTGTAGAATACACTAATTCTCCTGCATTATTCCAAGTGTATGACATTGCACTAGAGTCTACCTTTACTATATCTGCTTTTTTTATATCACATACATATAAATCATCATTCTTTATATATGCCACCTTATCCCCATTCTTAGATATTAAGGGGTTCTTAATTTTATTTCCTTTATCAAGCATAGTTATTGAATTCTCTTGAAGTGTTGAAATATATAAACCGTCTTTTGCTACATATACAACAAATTCATCCTCATTAAGTGATGAATCTAATTTATTGTCTTTAGCAAATATATTTGTAGGTATAAAAAATAATATAACAGTCAATATAAACATATTTATCTTTTTCATAAGCCACCTCCACATCATTAAAAACACTTTCTATTAAATATAAATTTATTCTTACCTGTTAAAACACATATATTCGTTAATAATTTTACGTTTAACAATTTAAAAATTTTTGTTAGCTGTAATATATTCTATTTTATGCTACTATTTATCTATGAAAATAATTATTTAACGAAAGGATGATATAAATGATTTATAGCTTAGAAAATTCTAAGATTAAAATTACCGCTAGTACTCATGGTGGAGAACTTCATTCAATAACAGGCAAAGATACTGGTACCGAATACCTTTGGGATGGTAATCCAACATATTGGAAGTATCACGCCCCAATACTATTCCCTATTATAGGAAAGGTAACAGATTTAAAATACAAAGTAGATGGCAAAATCTATGAACTGCCTCAACATGGCCTAGCAAGAACTTCAGAATTTAATCTATTATCTCAAACTGAAGACTCAATTAGCTTTGAATTAAAATATTCAGATGACTCCTTAATGGTATACCCATTTAAATTTTCATTGATAAGCACTTATAAGCTTTCTGATAATTCACTTACTGTAAATTATCAGGTTAGGAATCTAGACACTACAGATATCCTATTTTCTATAGGAGCACATCCTGCATTTATGTGTCCTATAAACCAAAACGAGTCCTTAGATGATTATTATCTACAATTTAATGAAAAAGAAACATCTTCAATTTTTGTTCCAACAAAAGAAGTTTTTCTTACTCATGAAAAGAATGAATATCTAAATAATTCTGCTGAAATTAAGCTATCAAAAGACACATTCAAAAATGATGTTTTGATATTTGATAATTTGAAGTCTAACAAAATCACTATAAAATCTAGAAATTGCACCAAGTCTTTATCAGTAGAATTTGGAGACTTCCCTTATCTAGGTATATGGGCTCCCCCTACTGGTGCACCATTTATCTGTATAGAGCCTTGGTTTGGACATGCAGATTATGAAGATTTTCATGGTGAATTTAAAGACAAGGAAGGTGTAATTAGCCTGCCAACCAACAAAGAATTTAACTGTAGCTATACCATTACTATTACTGAGTAAAGATAATCATATTATACTTGTTGCTAGAAAAGGTTTTATTTAACCTTTTCTATTTTTTAGACGTGTTTGTTTAATTAAAGCAAACTCACTATAGTACATATAACATAAATGCAATAATGTTCAACAACATTTGTCGAACATTATTGCATTTTTCCATATATACCCTTTATTCATTTTCTTTCATCAATTCAACTCAGCACTTGAATTCAAGGCATATTAAACATATTCTTTATGTCAGCATTTCTAAAAAGAAAAAATTTTTTTTAATTTCTTTAAAAAAATCATTAAAGTTCTTACTACATTTTTCGACAATATAATTGAAATCTTAGTTTTAATGAAGGAGTGATTGCTTTATGAACAAGTTACTACTTGGACTGATTATTATTTCAACAATATTCCTTTACGGGTGTTCAAGTAAAGTTAGTAATAACGTTGAAAATAATATTAGAAGTTCCATAAACTCAAACAAAAAGCCTATTCCTGAATTATCAACTCAACAAAAAAATCAAATTAAATCAAAAATAAAACCAGCTTTAAATGATATAGATGACGCCTTAAAATCACTTCAAGATCCTAGTGATATTAATGTAGATTCTATAAATTAATAATAAATAGAGTATATACTAAGGAGAGGATTATTTATGAAAAGCAAAAAGATCTTATCAATTACACTATCACTTTTAGTTTTAACATCTACAACAGCATTAGCAAAACAACCTGTTACTACTGCTAAGAAAGATACTAAAACTGTTTCAAAGAAAGTGGAGACTCCTAAAAGTAAGACTGAAAACAAAAAAAGTACTGTAGCAACAAAAGCTAAAAACACACAAAAAGAAGTAAAGAAAGAAGAAAAGAAGCAACAAATAGCTGCTAAGAAAGATAAAATAGCAGACTTTAAAGCTCAAATGAAAGCTAAGCAAAGTCAATTAGATCAAATAAAGGCCCAAATCAAAAAAGTTCAGCCTCTAGTTGGACAAAAGAAGGATAAGCTTACATCAATTTTAAATGATATACAAGCAGGTAAAAAGACACTTTCCCAAGATATGCTAACTTCATTACTTGCACTATCAGATAAAATCAAAACTGATGCATACCAAGTTAAAACAACTGCAAAAGTAAGTGATGATGTAGAAAAAGCTTTAGGAAAAGTAAAAGCATCAGATTATACTAATGCACTAGCAGCTATGGATAAAGTTATTGCTAAAATGCAAGCAAGATTAGATTCTCTAAATAAATTAAATGCTGATTTAGATTCAGCACTTCAAATTGCTAATTTAGCAACTGTACCTACTACTGATAGCACAACTACCCCAAGCACTGGTACTACTACACCAACTACTGATACTACAACTACTCCAAGTACTGGTACTACTACACCAACTACTGACACTACAACTACTCCAAGCACTGGTACTACTACACCAACTACTGACACTACAACTACTCCAAGCACTGGTACTACTACACCAACTACTGACACTACAACTACTCCAAGTACTGGTACTACTACACCAACTACTGACACTACAACTAACCCTTAATACAACTAATAAATTATTAGTCGCCTTAGATTTTCTTAGTTATAAAGACAGCAGTGAGGATTTACTCACTGCTGTTTGTTTTTATCTCGCTGTTTCAGTTTTGCCTTTCTTAATTAAAATTGAAAATACAAAGCCTATTAAAGCAATTATTGCTGCTGCAATAAATAGTTTTGCAAATCCATTATTCATAGTTTGCTGAAATGTAGATTCTATAGTACCTCGTGATGCCTCTACACTAGTCAAATATTTATCCTTAATACCATTTACTACTGTTGAAGCTGAAGTATGTGGTGGTAATTTGGAACCTATACTTTTTTCAAGCATTGGTGAAAATTTATTAAACATTGTGGATGCAAACTTTTTTAATACATCTACTATAGAAGTAACATCAGCGCTTTGAAGAGATGCTAATGTATCTGCTGGCAGTGAACCACCTCCACTCATAATATTAGATGGAGCTCCTTGAACAGGTGGCATTACATTCATTAGTTTTGTAGGCAATTCTTTTCCAGCTTCTGAAACAAAATTAACTAATATATTCGGAGATATAGCAACACCTATACTTCTTATTAATGATAAGGTTGATTGAGCTGTGGCAGCTTCACTTGGATCAACATAAGTTTGCATTAAATAATTTAGTGGAGTTCCCATTGTAAATCCCATTCCTATTCCCATCAATGCAAGACCAATAAATAAAGCTACTTTATTATTGTTTTGAGATACACATAACCCTAAGGTTAGTGTTCCTAAAATAGTAGAACCAAACCCTAAAAGCAATATTAGCTTAGCTGAATACTTGTCTATAATTTTTCCTCCAATAGGAGCTGCTATACCTGAGAATATTGCCATTAAAGTAACTAGATATCCACCTGTACCAACTTTTATCCTTAATACATTCTCGGCAAACTGTGGTACAAATACAATTCCCATAAGTCCAGCCCCTACTATAAAGCTAAGTAGCAATGTTATAGCAATGTTCCTATCCTTAAAATAATTTAAGTTTAACACTGGGCTCTCTGCTCTTTTTTCTATATATAAGAATATTGGCAATAAAACTATAAAAATAATTAGGTAAGGATATACCTCTATACTTTTTATTGAATTAATAAAGTCGTGGAACTTAAGATTAGTTAAACCATACATCAATGATAAAATCATTCCTGAAATAACTATACTTCCTTTAATGTCCATTTTTATACTAGATAATTCAACTTCATCATCCTTGAATTTTAATGACATCAATACAACAATTATGCATATTGGCACATTTATAAAGAATACTGTGCCCCAATTTTCATTTCCAACAAAATTCAAAAGTGCTGATCCTATAGTTGGTCCTATAGTGGTTGCAATACCATAAGTTGCACCTACCATGCCTAATGCTGTTCCTCTCTTTTCAACAGGAAAGCTAGTTCCAATATAAGCTGTGGCTATCGGCATTATTCCACCACCACCCACAGCCTGAATTAATCTTCCTATAAGGATTAAATTAAATCCTCCATAAAAATTTGAAATACCGCAAAGTGCTGATCCTATCCCAAAAATAATTATAGAATATATAAATATTTTCTTCTTACCATACTTATCAGATAACTTACCTGATATAGGCATTATTACAGCATATGCTAAAGTATAAATTGTAATAATCCATATGGATACACTAGCATCAATACCAAGTCCACTTCCTATTACCGCTCTAGCTGGTGACACTATTCCTGTATCCATAGCACCAATGAAAATTCCTAATAAAAACATAATTAAAATAAAGTTTTGTGATTTATTTTTCATACTTTTCTCCTTTCTGAACTTTGTTCAAATAAGCTTATTTATTTTATATGAACCTTGTTCATATAAATTCATAAAAATTACACGTGGATTAATTTAATTTATTTTTTAAGACAATTAGTAAGTCATCAAATGTAAAATAATCTTTTCCTACTATAATTAAAATCATATTACTTATAATAAATACAGTAAGTGTTCTTGTTTCTAATGGCATCATTATTTCTTTGTTCTCTCTATGAAAATCAATTATATCATCAACTATAGTATATAAGTCTCCTAAAAGCTGTTCTCTTGAGTGTGATTTATTGCAATTTTCTTCTCCATATAGCTCTAAAAATATCTCCTTATGAAAAGTTAAATATTCCTCTAACTCTAGATATATCAATCTAATCTTTTCTTCAAAAGAAATATCTTGAGACTTAATCTGCCTCACCTCTGAAAGCAACTTTCCCCATCGCTCTTTGAAAATAACACTTATTATGTTTCTTTTATTTGTGAAGTAATTATACACTGTTCCAGTGGCGATATTACATCTAGAAGCTAATTCTCTAATGCTAAAGTTTTTATAACCTTTTTCTTTCAACAATTCTACTGCTTCCTGTAATATTAACTCTCTAGGGTTAATTAAAATCTTAGGCATAACTTCTCCTTCTCTTAAAATATCTATCTATAGATTAGATAAACGTCGTACAATCAATAATGATTATTAACTTATCATCATTATTAATTATATACTATTTATATAAAAATTCAATATGGTAATTAAGAAATTTATTGTCACTAAGTAATATATTTTTTAATATTAATACGGTGACAATAAACTTCACTTATATTTCTACTTCCTTTGAGTTCCTACATAAGAACCATAACCACCTGCTACATTTGTTACCTTGAACCCTTGCTTAGAGAGATTACTGCAAGTTTTTGAACTTCTTCCTCCAGATTGACACATAATATAATATTCTTTATCTTTATTTAAATATTTATCTGGTTGATTTAAAAGCTCATTCATAGGAATGTTTTTAGCGCTCTTTAAACTTCCACTATTGTACTCATAAGGCTCCCTTATATCTATTAAATCCACCTTTCCAATTAAATTATCCATATCATTTACACTTATAACTTTTACACTGGCATTATCTCTTTTTAAAAAATTAAGCATCTATTTCCTCCTATGTATTTATTTTTTATAGTTATTATTTTTCTATTAACTCTTTTAAATTTTTATTTATTTGTATCTTTCCTCTTGTTATTGTTATATATCCTCTTTTTTCAAGACTTTTTAACTTTCTGCTAATTACTTCTCTTGCTGAGTCAATTTCAAAAGCTAATTGACTATGAGTAGCATAAATTACATTACTATTTTTACTTATTAGCAAATTAATAAGTCTATTTTCTAAAGATTCATGAATTCTTTCTTCTTTATTGTCTATAATTGATGCAAATTTTTTATATAAATCTTTATACATAACTTCTAAAAAATCTACATCTTTTAATAAAAACTTTTTTACTAAATTTAAGGGAAATACACCAACCTCTGAATCTTGAAGAGCCTTGCCAATAATATTTAACGATTTAGAGCTGACAATGCAACTCAAAGCCTCGTGACATAATTCACCCTGACTTATGTTATAAAGATTTGTTTCTTCTCCATTTTCATTAATTCTTTGTATTTTAATTGTTCCTTTTATTACAAAGATAATTCCATTACAGCCTTCTCCCGCTGAATTTAAATATTCATCTGCAGCTAACTTTCTAAGAATCATTTTCTCACTAACTAATCCATTATTTTTTTCATCAATATGTTTTAATATTGGATACTGTTTATATAAATCATCTAAAAATATTTTTTTATTGGATTCGTTCATCTTTCTCTCCTTCATATAGTATATTATATATTATTTCTAAACCATACTATGTGACTTAATCACATAATAATAAAATTATGCAAAAAGACATAGAGATATGCTTCTAAACTGATATTAGATAAATATCTCTACGTCTTTTTAATATATGTTACTATTTATTTTTATAATAACTACTTACTAATCAAATTGTATATGACAATATCCTGTAGGGTTCTTTTCTAAGTACTTTTGATGATATTCTTCTGCTGAATAATATTTTTCAAGTGGTTTTACTTCAGTTACTACAGGTTGAGTACATTGTTCCTGAATCTTTTTCTTGCTTTCAAGAATTGTATCTAAATCAGCTGAATCTATATAATATATTCCACTTCTATATTGAGTTCCCTCATCTCCAGCTTGTTTATTTAATGTTGTAGGATCGATTATATCCCAAAATCTATCTAATATAGTATCTAATGAAACCACTGCTTCATCATATGTAATATAACATACCTCTACAAAATTAGTATCATCCTTACAAACTTCTTCATAAGTTGGATTTTCAGTTATTCCATTTGCATATCCAACTTCTGTTTCAGTTACTCCTGGGATTCTAGAAAAGAATTTTTCAACTCCCCAAAAGCAACCGCCGCCAAAAACTATTTTCTTCATAACTCCACATCCTTTTTTCCTTGCCGTATACTAATTTAATATAAAAAAATCAGCATATATACCAAGGTTTATATGCTAATTATACTTTATTTTATTTACTTTTCAAGTGTAATGATACATTTTATTATATTCCTATCAAAATACTAGATTATTAATAGATACTATATCGCTTTAGTCATACTTTTTCTTATCAGCAAATCTAGAAATTATCATTGTACAAACTGTATTACCCGCTGAATTCAATACAGTTGCTGGAGCATCAATTATTGTAGCTATCACTAGCATCATGGCTAAAGCTTCTGGCGGAAAACCAAAGATACTT comes from Clostridium sp. TW13 and encodes:
- a CDS encoding TolB family protein, with translation MKKINMFILTVILFFIPTNIFAKDNKLDSSLNEDEFVVYVAKDGLYISTLQENSITMLDKGNKIKNPLISKNGDKVAYIKNDDLYVCDIKKADIVKVDSSAMSYTWNNAGELVYSTEDKGMSLYNSNTKKSEKIINNEYYYYNINFNSKDLIYANKRPEYGAKSTSLQDMGIISYSLSNKEEKLLLSGVPTTIIAIGSTPNISRISRDDKYIYIWNKPNSASMSADVNEFAVYDVVNNKFIQFNSGEKNFDLDNNKNMNALAYKNNISPNPVDSNIIAIIKGGGREMFADKTLGILDIKTAKFTEVPFKDKVEMMPCYSEDGKKILFSVTKSLEYDMEKGNVPILRIWQNQPHYIYEVDAETLNKRQITSSKYFDFMPRYIKYDEILFVRAIGDSFSLWKTKNGIETKLADNLSFGVEDYTSSWYYGHYKTEKVIDLFIKDR
- a CDS encoding aldose 1-epimerase family protein; the protein is MIYSLENSKIKITASTHGGELHSITGKDTGTEYLWDGNPTYWKYHAPILFPIIGKVTDLKYKVDGKIYELPQHGLARTSEFNLLSQTEDSISFELKYSDDSLMVYPFKFSLISTYKLSDNSLTVNYQVRNLDTTDILFSIGAHPAFMCPINQNESLDDYYLQFNEKETSSIFVPTKEVFLTHEKNEYLNNSAEIKLSKDTFKNDVLIFDNLKSNKITIKSRNCTKSLSVEFGDFPYLGIWAPPTGAPFICIEPWFGHADYEDFHGEFKDKEGVISLPTNKEFNCSYTITITE
- a CDS encoding Atg14 domain-containing protein, with the protein product MKSKKILSITLSLLVLTSTTALAKQPVTTAKKDTKTVSKKVETPKSKTENKKSTVATKAKNTQKEVKKEEKKQQIAAKKDKIADFKAQMKAKQSQLDQIKAQIKKVQPLVGQKKDKLTSILNDIQAGKKTLSQDMLTSLLALSDKIKTDAYQVKTTAKVSDDVEKALGKVKASDYTNALAAMDKVIAKMQARLDSLNKLNADLDSALQIANLATVPTTDSTTTPSTGTTTPTTDTTTTPSTGTTTPTTDTTTTPSTGTTTPTTDTTTTPSTGTTTPTTDTTTTPSTGTTTPTTDTTTNP
- a CDS encoding MFS transporter — its product is MKNKSQNFILIMFLLGIFIGAMDTGIVSPARAVIGSGLGIDASVSIWIITIYTLAYAVIMPISGKLSDKYGKKKIFIYSIIIFGIGSALCGISNFYGGFNLILIGRLIQAVGGGGIMPIATAYIGTSFPVEKRGTALGMVGATYGIATTIGPTIGSALLNFVGNENWGTVFFINVPICIIVVLMSLKFKDDEVELSSIKMDIKGSIVISGMILSLMYGLTNLKFHDFINSIKSIEVYPYLIIFIVLLPIFLYIEKRAESPVLNLNYFKDRNIAITLLLSFIVGAGLMGIVFVPQFAENVLRIKVGTGGYLVTLMAIFSGIAAPIGGKIIDKYSAKLILLLGFGSTILGTLTLGLCVSQNNNKVALFIGLALMGIGMGFTMGTPLNYLMQTYVDPSEAATAQSTLSLIRSIGVAISPNILVNFVSEAGKELPTKLMNVMPPVQGAPSNIMSGGGSLPADTLASLQSADVTSIVDVLKKFASTMFNKFSPMLEKSIGSKLPPHTSASTVVNGIKDKYLTSVEASRGTIESTFQQTMNNGFAKLFIAAAIIALIGFVFSILIKKGKTETAR
- a CDS encoding TetR/AcrR family transcriptional regulator, giving the protein MPKILINPRELILQEAVELLKEKGYKNFSIRELASRCNIATGTVYNYFTNKRNIISVIFKERWGKLLSEVRQIKSQDISFEEKIRLIYLELEEYLTFHKEIFLELYGEENCNKSHSREQLLGDLYTIVDDIIDFHRENKEIMMPLETRTLTVFIISNMILIIVGKDYFTFDDLLIVLKNKLN
- a CDS encoding rhodanese-like domain-containing protein; this encodes MLNFLKRDNASVKVISVNDMDNLIGKVDLIDIREPYEYNSGSLKSAKNIPMNELLNQPDKYLNKDKEYYIMCQSGGRSSKTCSNLSKQGFKVTNVAGGYGSYVGTQRK
- a CDS encoding Crp/Fnr family transcriptional regulator, coding for MNESNKKIFLDDLYKQYPILKHIDEKNNGLVSEKMILRKLAADEYLNSAGEGCNGIIFVIKGTIKIQRINENGEETNLYNISQGELCHEALSCIVSSKSLNIIGKALQDSEVGVFPLNLVKKFLLKDVDFLEVMYKDLYKKFASIIDNKEERIHESLENRLINLLISKNSNVIYATHSQLAFEIDSAREVISRKLKSLEKRGYITITRGKIQINKNLKELIEK
- the msrA gene encoding peptide-methionine (S)-S-oxide reductase MsrA translates to MKKIVFGGGCFWGVEKFFSRIPGVTETEVGYANGITENPTYEEVCKDDTNFVEVCYITYDEAVVSLDTILDRFWDIIDPTTLNKQAGDEGTQYRSGIYYIDSADLDTILESKKKIQEQCTQPVVTEVKPLEKYYSAEEYHQKYLEKNPTGYCHIQFD